One genomic window of Magnolia sinica isolate HGM2019 chromosome 3, MsV1, whole genome shotgun sequence includes the following:
- the LOC131240375 gene encoding pre-mRNA-splicing factor SLU7-like: protein MSLLSLLSFGPLLLILLESITRNFLWVNGSHKPFELLLCCSCGAMTHDTKSCMERPRKLGAKWTNKHIAPDEKIEAFELDYDGKRDRWNGYDPSTYARVIERYEARDEARRKYLKEQQLKKLEEKNNNQDAAEVEVSDEEDDEDALKIDEAKVDESKQMDFAKVEKRVRTTGGGSTGTVRNLRIREDTAKYLLNLDVNSAHYDPKTRSMREDPLPDSDPNEKFYEGDNQYRVSGQALEFKQLNIHSWEAFEKGQDIHMQAAPSQAELLFKNYKVIKEKLKSQMKDTIMEKYGNAASEEELPRELLLGQSEREVEYDRAGRIIKGQETSLPRSKYEEDVYINNHTTVWGSWWKDHQWGYKCCKQIIRNSYCTGSAGIEAAEAAADLMKANMARKEATEEKPAAVEEKRLATWGTDVPEDLVLDQKLLAEALKKEDERKREERDERKRKYNVKWNHEVTAEDMEAYRMKKVHHDDPMKDFLH, encoded by the exons atgtctttaTTATCACTTTTGAGTTTTGGTCCCCTGTTGTTAATTCTCTTAGAATCAATTACACGTAATTTCCTTTGGGTCAATGGAAGTCATAAGCCATTTGAGTTACTTTTGTGCTGTAGTTGTGGGGCGATGACACATGATACAAAGTCGTGCATGGAGAGACCAAGGAAATTGGGAGCAAAATGGACAAACAAGCACATAGCACCTGATGAGAAAATAGAAGCTTTTGAGCTGGATTATGATGGAAAACGCGATCGTTGGAATGGATATGATCCGTCCACTTATGCTCGTGTTATTGAGAGATATGAAGCAAGAGATGAGGCCAGAAGGAAATACCTAAAAGAGCAGCAGCTGAAGAAGTTAGAAGAGAAAAACAATAACCAGGATGCTGCTGAAGTTGAGGTTAGTGAcgaggaggatgatgaagatgccTTGAAGATTGATGAAGCCAAAGTGGATGAGAGCAAACAGATGGACTTTGCAAAAGTGGAGAAACGTGTTCGTACCACAGGTGGTGGAAGCACAGGAACCGTCAG GAATCTCCGTATTCGAGAGGACACAGCAAAATACCTTCTGAATCTCGATGTCAATTCTGCACATTATGATCCAAAAACCCGGTCTATGCGTGAGGATCCTCTTCCTGATAGTGATCCGAATGAAAAGTTCTATGAG GGTGACAACCAGTACAGAGTCAGTGGGCAAGCATTGGAGTTCAAGCAACTCAATATTCATTCTTGGGAAGCTTTTGAGAAAGGACAGGATATCCACATGCAGGCAGCTCCTTCTCAAGCTGAGCTTCTGTTTAAGAATTACAAGGTTATTAAGGAGAAGCTGAAGTCCCAAATGAAAGACACCATCATGGAGAAGTATGGCAATGCAGCTTCTGAAGAGGAACTTCCAAGAGAGCTTCTCCTTGGACAAAGTGAGAGAGAGGTTGAATATGATCGTGCTGGTAGAATTATAAAGGGCCAG GAGACATCCCTTCCAAGGAGCAAGTATGAAGAAGATGTTTATATCAATAACCACACAACTGTTTGGGGTTCGTGGTGGAAGGATCATCAATGGGGCTACAAATGCTGCAAGCAAATTATCCGGAACAGCTATTGTACAGGCTCTGCTGGAATTGAGGCCGCTGAAGCTGCTGCTGATCTCATGAAGGCTAATATGGCTCGTAAAGAAGCTACAGAAG AGAAGCCCGCAGCAGTGGAAGAGAAAAGGCTTGCTACATGGGGAACTGATGTTCCTGAGGATTTGGTTCTTGACCAAAAGCTACTTGCTGAAGCCCTCAAGAAG GAGGATGAAAgaaagagggaagagagagatgaaagaaagagaaaatacaaCGTGAAGTGGAATCATGAG GTGACCGCGGAGGACATGGAGGCTTACAGAATGAAGAAAGTCCACCATGATGATCCAATGAAAGATTTTCTGCACTGA
- the LOC131238651 gene encoding uncharacterized protein LOC131238651: protein MSFLNIGKKLLPAGKALKGITSTLQAKLHKLKRSKSIKKATTRLGSTLSTFLPHRYLRSSPHHRDRKKPRLQTPTTLRPHRHYNHLHQSFAPVYIDDLFNEPASAPVKLVEPPPSTSKAGEKSAAPSASVVVDGPKASAAAAELQLWGVDERAERFIAKFKEDMRLQRQRSFGEYQEMLTRGM, encoded by the coding sequence ATGTCGTTCTTGAACATAGGTAAGAAGCTTCTGCCCGCTGGAAAGGCGTTGAAGGGCATAACCTCCACTCTCCAAGCAAAACTCCATAAGCTCAAACGCTCCAAATCCATAAAAAAGGCCACCACTCGTCTCGGCTCCACCCTCTCCACATTCCTCCCCCACCGCTATCTTCGTTCATCTCCTCATCATCGAGATAGAAAAAAACCTCGACTCCAAACACCCACCACCCTTCGGCCCCACCGCCATTACAACCACCTTCATCAGAGCTTCGCACCTGTATACATCGACGACCTCTTCAACGAGCCCGCCTCGGCACCCGTGAAGCTCGTCGAGCCACCGCCGTCTACAAGCAAGGCAGGTGAGAAGTCTGCTGCACCGAGCGCTTCGGTAGTGGTCGATGGACCGAAGGCTTCTGCAGCAGCGGCGGAACTGCAACTGTGGGGAGTGGATGAGAGAGCTGAGCGGTTCATTGCCAAGTTCAAGGAAGATATGAGGCTCCAGAGGCAGAGATCCTTTGGAGAGTACCAGGAGATGCTGACACGTGGCATGTAG